The following coding sequences are from one Humulus lupulus chromosome X, drHumLupu1.1, whole genome shotgun sequence window:
- the LOC133806282 gene encoding uncharacterized protein LOC133806282, with protein sequence MSQSRNFHPALTVSNVRNHVPIILEMENVQYSTWAELFKVYAHSNKVLHHIIPPPEDKAKATVEEEDVDMWATLDATVLSWIYATISNDLLHTILEPDATAMEAWNRLRDIFQDNKHSRAVTLEQHFSTTKMENYPNVSAYCQRLKSLGDQLKNVGAPVSESRLVLQLVSGLTTPYRGVGTMIRQSDPLPPFNQARSMLTLEESGLAKEATMASDSAMVVAPNEDDGSSFVPSHSGQGRVPQHSGRKQQQNGRKNSGSRGNGKQNKGGNGDRSGKAGPQGRPQQQSPF encoded by the coding sequence ATGTCTCAATCTAGAAATTTTCACCCAGCTCTTACTGTCTCCAACGTTAGGAATCATGTTCCTATTATTCTCGAGATGGAAAACGTGCAATACTCAACATGGGCGGAGTTGTTCAAGGTTTATGCACATTCGAACAAGGTTCTCCATCACATCATACCTCCTCCAGAAGACAAAGCGAAGGCCACGGTCGAGGAGGAAGATGTCGACATGTGGGCTACTCTTGATGCCACGGTCTTGTCGTGGATTTATGCCACGATATCTAATGACCTTCTACACACCATCCTTGAACCCGATGCTACGGCAATGGAGGCTTGGAACCGTTTGCGTGACATTTTCCAAGACAATAAGCATTCCCGTGCGGTCACTCTTGAGCAACATTTTTCAACCACCAAGATGGAAAATTACCCCAATGTATCGGCATACTGTCAACGGCTAAAGTCCTTGGGCGATCAATTGAAGAACGTCGGGGCTCCGGTGTCTGAGAGTCGTTTGGTGCTTCAACTTGTCTCTGGTCTCACTACTCCGTACCGTGGTGTGGGTACAATGATCCGACAAAGTGATCCCCTCCCTCCTTTTAATCAAGCCAGGTCCATGCTTACTCTTGAGGAATCGGGCTTAGCTAAGGAGGCGACAATGGCGTCTGATTCTGCCATGGTCGTTGCTCCAAATGAGGACGATGGCTCCTCCTTTGTTCCCTCTCATTCGGGACAGGGGAGGGTGCCGCAACATTCTGGCCGAAAACAGCAACAGAATGGCCGAAAAAATTCAGGCAGCCGCGGCAATGGCAAGCAGAACAAGGGCGGCAATGGTGATCGTTCCGGCAAGGCTGGCCCGCAAGGACGGCCACAGCAACAGAGTCCATTCTAG